The Apibacter raozihei genome contains a region encoding:
- a CDS encoding CidA/LrgA family protein, with the protein MKLISQLGIILLLYFIGELIVYYLQLKIPGSILGMLLLLVSLQLQIIKIEDIKDVATFFLNNMLILFIPLGVGLASQWNLISKEWFSILVSVFISTFIVLLCVSLIIKRKKE; encoded by the coding sequence ATGAAATTAATCTCGCAATTAGGAATTATTCTATTACTATATTTCATCGGAGAATTAATAGTTTATTATCTGCAACTAAAAATTCCCGGAAGTATTTTAGGTATGCTGCTTTTACTAGTCTCTTTACAATTGCAAATCATTAAAATTGAAGACATTAAAGACGTTGCAACTTTTTTCCTGAATAATATGCTTATATTATTCATCCCGCTAGGTGTTGGCTTAGCTTCCCAATGGAATCTAATTTCAAAAGAATGGTTCTCTATACTCGTATCTGTTTTTATAAGTACTTTTATAGTATTGCTGTGTGTAAGTTTAATTATAAAAAGAAAAAAAGAATGA
- a CDS encoding LrgB family protein yields MSPFFDTPLFHLMITLLVFWLSTLLYNKFKLKILHPGIISILILILYLKTTNTPFEDYTQNTSLITFWLGPSVVALGLPLYLYIKHLKGSYLRVFTAMVSGSIVGIVSVIVIAKILGASDVIAYTLCPKSVTTPIAMEISKGLGGIPSLTIAIVFITGFTGALFGCGFLKAIGIKDKKAIGIAMGTAAHAVGTAEVVKNGEELGAYSALGMALNGVLTAIFAPLIAPMLINWLNSLF; encoded by the coding sequence ATGAGTCCTTTTTTTGATACTCCACTATTTCATTTAATGATCACTTTACTGGTATTCTGGTTATCAACACTGTTATATAATAAGTTCAAACTTAAAATACTCCATCCCGGCATTATTTCTATCCTGATATTAATCTTATACCTAAAAACCACTAATACTCCCTTTGAAGATTACACCCAAAATACCTCTCTGATTACGTTTTGGCTGGGGCCCTCAGTAGTAGCTTTGGGATTACCTTTATACTTATACATAAAACACCTGAAAGGTAGCTATCTAAGGGTATTTACAGCTATGGTGTCAGGTAGTATTGTTGGAATAGTCTCAGTCATTGTAATTGCAAAAATACTGGGAGCATCCGATGTAATTGCCTATACGTTATGTCCCAAATCAGTAACAACCCCTATCGCTATGGAAATTTCCAAAGGGTTAGGAGGAATACCTTCATTAACTATAGCCATTGTTTTTATAACTGGTTTTACAGGTGCCCTATTTGGTTGTGGATTTCTTAAAGCGATAGGTATTAAGGATAAAAAAGCGATAGGTATTGCAATGGGTACTGCAGCTCACGCAGTGGGTACCGCAGAAGTAGTGAAAAACGGAGAAGAGCTGGGTGCTTACAGTGCTCTGGGAATGGCTTTAAACGGAGTTTTAACAGCTATTTTTGCTCCTTTGATTGCTCCAATGCTTATAAACTGGTTAAATTCTTTATTCTAA
- a CDS encoding Gfo/Idh/MocA family protein, giving the protein MTENSLKIALVGFGHIGKLHKKVISLNKNLTLVAIVDIDGNEEDVPLFKDIEQCHLQFPDVDLYVIATPNSLHYEQAKKILELNKNVLVEKPVSLHKEQVESLVSLAEKNQVRIFSSLQLRFNPYVQYIKRLLNTTSLGEIYMVHVECFWNRNQEYYENSTWHGSKNIDGGVLFTQFSHFIDIIHYLFGNLKLTSGISNNYAHKNSTEFPDSGILQFKTQSALGSMIYTISTFEKNFDSSITLIAEKGTIKIGGQYMDQLLFHNVEALEKPEIHIKDNLYHKNLYQDILISLKENLPSIVDAENSIDVIDFIERSSAY; this is encoded by the coding sequence TTGACCGAAAATAGTTTAAAAATAGCCTTAGTTGGTTTTGGACATATAGGTAAACTACATAAAAAAGTAATTTCTTTAAATAAAAACTTAACTCTTGTTGCCATCGTGGATATCGATGGCAATGAAGAGGATGTTCCTTTATTTAAAGATATCGAACAATGTCATCTTCAATTCCCCGATGTTGATTTGTATGTTATTGCTACTCCTAACTCTTTACACTATGAACAGGCAAAAAAAATACTGGAGTTAAATAAAAATGTGCTGGTTGAAAAACCTGTTTCTTTACACAAGGAACAAGTGGAATCTCTGGTATCTTTAGCCGAAAAAAATCAAGTACGTATATTTTCTTCTCTTCAATTACGTTTTAATCCTTATGTTCAATACATTAAAAGGCTTTTAAATACAACATCTTTAGGAGAAATCTATATGGTTCATGTAGAATGCTTTTGGAACCGTAATCAAGAATATTATGAAAACAGTACATGGCACGGGAGTAAAAATATTGATGGGGGAGTTCTGTTCACTCAATTTTCACATTTTATAGATATTATTCATTATCTTTTTGGCAATCTTAAGCTTACAAGCGGCATAAGTAATAATTATGCACACAAAAACAGTACTGAGTTTCCTGATAGCGGTATTCTTCAATTTAAAACTCAATCTGCATTAGGCAGCATGATTTATACCATTTCAACCTTTGAAAAAAATTTCGATTCATCCATCACCCTTATTGCTGAAAAAGGAACTATAAAAATAGGTGGACAATACATGGATCAACTTCTTTTTCATAATGTTGAAGCCTTGGAAAAACCAGAAATCCACATCAAAGATAACTTGTATCATAAAAATCTATATCAGGATATTTTAATTTCTTTAAAGGAGAATTTACCTTCAATAGTTGATGCTGAAAATTCCATTGATGTGATTGACTTTATTGAAAGATCCTCTGCTTACTAA